The Chanos chanos chromosome 6, fChaCha1.1, whole genome shotgun sequence genome includes a region encoding these proteins:
- the arf4a gene encoding ADP-ribosylation factor 4 has protein sequence MGLTISSVFSRLFGKKQMRILMVGLDAAGKTTILYKLKLGEIVTTIPTIGFNVETVEYKNICFTVWDVGGQDKIRPLWRHYFQNTQGLIFVVDSNDRERAQEASEELQKMLQEDELRDAVLLVFANKQDLPNAMPISEMTDKLGLQTLRSRTWYVQATCATQGTGLYEGLDWLSDQLSKR, from the exons ATGGGCCTCACCATTTCAAGTGTATTTTCCCGTCTCTTTGGGAAGAAGCAGATGAGAATTCTAATGG tggGTCTTGACGCTGCTGGGAAAACTACAATACTCTATAAACTGAAACTTGGAGAAATAGTCACTACTATACCAACTATAG GCTTTAATGTGGAGACAGTTGAATATAAGAACATCTGCTTCACTGTGTGGGATGTGGGTGGCCAGGATAAGATCAGACCTCTCTGGAGACATTATTTCCAGAACACCCAG gggcTTATCTTTGTGGTGGACAGTAACGATCGAGAGCGAGCCCAGGAAGCCTCTGAAGAGTTGCAAAAGATG CTTCAAGAGGATGAGCTGAGGGATGCTGTTCTGCTGGTGTTTGCCAACAAGCAGGACTTACCAAATGCCATGCCCATCAGTGAGATGACAGACAAACTAGGCCTACAGACGCTGAGGAGCAGGACT TGGTATGTCCAGGCAACCTGTGCTACACAAGGGACGGGTCTGTACGAGGGATTGGACTGGCTCTCCGATCAGCTCTCCAAACGCTAA
- the atp6ap1la gene encoding ATPase H+ transporting accessory protein 1 like a, producing MAQQMRLTSLTLFSFILLQLSLSNEQVPGNAEISSDDLSLQEGRTTNNGVVGRSDSASFGDSPLLAADSSLKRVLQPYDWQLHSPPRTKRKLLQSTGTMPYSTLNVAYNGKTCILFRARKLAIRYRNHTLVDLTERAFGPAATVDTKGSVCSKDKATLILRFGDVEDLRGLAIRLQMSSTFYESAGQNWFTLDSVHIHYNWTHEATFNATEVYAPSTNSYHCQHVSSLQKYDTLLVPSSNTDNSANWHITFTDFQIQAFNVQSSKFASASDCATFFTPAILMGLITSLILLLVLAYALHMVVHLKHIDRYEEHKATVYFPRSTEADCTEKNNL from the exons ATGGCACAGCAGATGCGCCTAACGTCTTTAACTctattttcctttattttgctGCAGTTATCGTTGTCTAACGAACAAGTGCCTGGTAATGCGGAGATTAG CTCAGATGACCTATCATTGCAAGAGGGCAGAACTACAAATA ATGGAGTGGTTGGCAGGAGTGATAGTGCCTCATTTGGAGACAGCCCATTGCTCGCTGCTGACAGCTCTCTCAAAAGAGTACTGCAG CCTTATGACTGGCAGCTGCACTCTCCACCTCGCACCAAACGGAAGCTGCTGCAGTCTACAGGCACGATGCCCTACTCTACTTTGAATGTGGCTTACAATGGCAAGACATGTATCCTCTTCAGAGCCAGGAAACTGGCGATCAGGTATAGGAACCACACCCTGGTGGACCTCACTGAGAGGGCATTTGGTCCTGCTGCCACTGTTGACACCAAAGGCTCAGTCTGCAGCAAAGACAAAGCCAC acTCATTCTACGCTTTGGGGATGTAGAGGACCTCAGAGGTTTAGCCATCAG ACTGCAGATGTCCAGCACTTTCTATGAGTCGGCAGGGCAGAACTGGTTTACTCTGGACAGCGTACACATCCACTACAACTGGACGCATGAGGCCACCTTCAATGCTACTGAGGTTTACGCCCCTTCAACTAACTCCTACCACTGCCAACATGTCAGCAGCCTACAGAAATATGACACTTTACTGGTGCCCAGCTCCAATACTGACAACTCTGCAAACTGGCACATTACATTCACAGACTTCCAG ATTCAGGCATTCAACGTCCAGTCAAGCAAGTTTGCCTCAGCCAGTGACTGTGCCACTTTCTTCACCCCTGCTATTCTTATGGGCCTCATCACCTCTCTCATCCTTCTCCTGGTACTCGCCTATGCACTGCACATGGTGGTGCACCTAAAGCACATCGACCGCTACGAAGAGCACAAAGCAACCGTTTACTTCCCTCGCAGCACCGAAGCTGACtgcacagagaagaacaacctCTAG
- the pde12 gene encoding 2',5'-phosphodiesterase 12 — MERVVVRCVPLESKLTISFTLEGSHKHMLRDQTEELGKVLARIANNFIKAQSKSKKSRKSYSKEAAEVAGPEVRLYFNDDVVAEEVTNFDAWQDGAVLHVGEHKYKVERNHPTFTTAELPTSLLSGFPVCPKLEIEFGDLKDCLFKWYKERSPNADTEGQDSSWIEAGNGRVFTPSNSDIGVRLKLKCTPGNGSKYGMAKELVSAGTVEAGPGACTFDNRHMYTNKVTDDSTVRVVSYNILADIYAQTELSKTVLYPYCAPYALNFDYRQNLIKKELSGYNADIICLQEVDKTAFTDSLSPALDAFDMDGVFRIKEKQHEGLATYFRKSKFKCIGQYDIVLAEALKTDPLHGVVLEKLSTNPTLKDKVVDRSTALQVTVLQSLSDPSKTVCVGNTHLYWHPKGGNVRLVQMAVALRHLTRVVTEDHPGAALLFSGDFNSSPSSGVFQLLSQGAVSEGHSDWASNGPEELCQMELQNPLQMQSACGEPAYTNYVGGFHGCLDYIFMEPRAFQVEQVIPLPSHQEVTTYQALPSVSHPSDHIALVCDLKWK; from the exons ATGGAACGAGTTGTTGTACGATGTGTGCCTTTGGAATCCAAGCTAACGATTTCATTCACCCTCGAGGGcagccacaaacacatgctAAGGGACCAGACAGAAGAGCTGGGAAAAGTGTTAGCTAGGATTGCTAACAATTTCATCAAAGCTCAAAGCAAATCGAAGAAATCCAGGAAAAGCTACTCAAAAGAAGCCGCCGAAGTTGCTGGACCAGAGGTTAGACTTTATTTCAATGACGACGTTGTTGCAGAGGAGGTCACAAACTTCGATGCCTGGCAGGACGGAGCTGTCTTACATGTGGGAGAACATAAGTATAAAGTTGAGCGGAATCACCCGACTTTCACCACGGCCGAACTACCAACGTCTTTGCTCTCTGGTTTCCCTGTTTGCCCCAAACTAGAAATAGAATTCGGTGACTTGAAAGACTGTTTATTCAAATGGTATAAAGAGAGGTCCCCTAATGCAGACACTGAGGGACAAGACAGTTCCTGGATAGAGGCAGGCAATGGTCGCGTGTTTACACCATCTAATTCTGACATTGGCGTGAGGTTAAAATTGAAATGCACGCCTGGAAACGGATCAAAGTACGGGATGGCCAAAGAATTGGTGTCTGCTGGAACGGTAGAGGCGGGTCCAGGGGCATGCACATTTGACAATAGACACATGTATACGAACAAAGTTACGGACGATTCAACTGTCCGAGTTGTGTCTTACAATATCTTAGCTGACATCTACGCTCAGACAGAGCTTTCCAAAACTGTTTTGTACCCTTACTGCGCTCCCTATGCATTGAACTTCGATTACAGGCAGAATCTGATAAAAAAGGAACTGTCCGGCTATAACGCTGACATTATTTGCCTCCAAGAAGTGGACAAGACTGCCTTCACTGATAGCCTGTCACCAGCGCTTGATGCGTTTGACATGGATGGCGTTTTCAGAATAAAGGAGAAACAGCATGAAGGGCTGGCAACATATTTTAGGAAGTCCAAATTTAAATGTATCGGTCAGTACGACATTGTTCTTGCTGAGGCCCTGAAAACGGACCCTCTACATGGTGTGGTGCTGGAGAAATTATCTACCAACCCTACTCTGAAGGACAAGGTGGTCGACAGATCAACAGCCTTGCAG GTTACTGTGCTTCAGTCACTGAGTGATCCATCTAAGACAGTATGTGTTggaaacacacacctctactGGCACCCTAAAG GGGGGAATGTCCGTTTAGTCCAAATGGCTGTGGCCTTGAGACACTTGACCCGCGTGGTCACTGAGGATCACCCAGGTGCAGCTCTGCTCTTCTCGGGCGACTTTAACAGCTCGCCCTCGTCAGGCGTGTTTCAGCTGCTCAGTCAGGGTGCGGTGTCAGAGGGCCACAGTGACTGGGCGTCCAATGGGCCTGAGGAACTGTGTCAAATGGAGCTTCAGAATCCCCTCCAGATGCAGAGTGCCTGTGGAGAGCCGGCCTATACCAATTACGTAGGAGGCTTCCATGGGTGCTTGGATTACATATTCATGGAGCCCCGGGCATTTCAGGTGGAACAGGTCATCCCTTTGCCCAGTCACCAAGAAGTCACCACTTACCAGGCTCTGCCCAGTGTCTCACACCCATCTGACCACATCGCTCTGGTCTGTGACCTCAAATGGAAGTGA
- the LOC115813896 gene encoding ADP-ribosylation factor 4-like, whose amino-acid sequence MGTGFSALFSRLFAKKQMRLLMVGLDAAGKTTTLYKLKLGEVVTTIPTLGFNVETVEYKNISFTVWDVGGQDVIRRLWRHYFQNTQGLIYVVDSSDVERIELAAEELHSMLREDELRDAVLLVFANKQDLPKAMSTNQITEKLGLRTLRNRTWYVQGTCATQGTGLMEGLDWLSDQLAKL is encoded by the exons ATGGGCACTGGATTCTCCGCACTCTTTTCACGGCTCTTCGCGAAGAAGCAGATGAGACTGTTGATGG TTGGCTTGGATGCTGCAGGAAAGACCACAACCCTCTACAAACTCAAACTTGGTGAAGTTGTCACAACAATTCCAACACTTG GTTTTAATGTGGAGACTGTTGAATACAAGAACATCAGCTTCACCGTGTGGGATGTGGGTGGTCAGGATGTAATCAGACGTCTGTGGAGACATTACTTCCAGAACACACAG GGTCTCATATATGTGGTGGATAGCAGTGATGTTGAGCGAATCGAATTAGCTGCTGAAGAGCTGCACAGCATG CTCAGAGAAGATGAACTGAGAGATGCTGTTCTGCTGGTGTTCGCCAACAAGCAGGACTTACCAAAAGCTATGTCCACCAATCAGATAACAGAAAAGCTTGGCTTGCGTACATTAAGGAACAGAACT TGGTATGTCCAGGGAACCTGTGCAACCCAAGGTACAGGTTTAATGGAAGGATTGGACTGGCTCTCTGATCAGCTCGCCAAGCTTTGA
- the rps23 gene encoding small ribosomal subunit protein uS12 → MGKCRGLRTARKLRNHRREQKWHDKQYKKAHLGTALKANPFGGASHAKGIVLEKVGVEAKQPNSAIRKCVRVQLIKNGKKITAFVPNDGCLNFIEENDEVLVAGFGRKGHAVGDIPGVRFKVVKVANVSLLALYKGKKERPRS, encoded by the exons ATGG GCAAGTGTCGTGGACTGCGTACTGCCAGAAAGCTGCGCAACCATCGCCGTGAACAGAAATGGCACGATAAGCAGTACAAGAAAGCCCACTTGGGCACTGCTCTTAAGGCCAATCCCTTCGGAGGAGCTTCTCACGCCAAGGGCATTGTTCTTGAGAAAGT TGGTGTTGAAGCCAAGCAGCCCAACTCTGCCATTAGGAAATGCGTGAGGGTCCAGCTGATCAAGAACGGTAAGAAGATCACAGCTTTCGTCCCCAACGACGGCTGCTTGAACTTCATTGAG GAGAACGATGAAGTTCTGGTGGCAGGATTCGGTCGTAAGGGACACGCCGTCGGTGATATTCCCGGCGTCCGTTTCAAGGTGGTCAAAGTGGCCAACGTTTCCCTCCTGGCCCTCTACAAAGGCAAGAAGGAGAGACCCAGATCATAA